From the Syntrophales bacterium genome, the window AAGACATTTTAAAATAGCAAAACATATGGCGGAAGCGATGGAAGGAAATCTAACCTGAAATTCTACGTTTTTATAAACCGGATCAACAGACGTTATTGTTTCGGTCAATCTGGAATCTTCAACTTCTGTTTGACATATATCCGGTTTCTAAATCTCAGCTTATTAAGCTTCAGCAAGGTGCTAATAGTAGTATTGTGTCTCCTGGCAATCCTTTCTAAGGTATCTCCCTTCTTTACAATATAGACAGACCTTTTTAGTCGTACTTCGACAGGAATCTTCAATTTCTGTTTAACGTATATTTGATTGGCATGCTTCAATTTGTTGAGTTTTAACAATGTTTTGATACTGGTGTTGTGTCTTCTCGCAATTCTCTCCAGAGCATCTCCCTTTTTGACGACGTATACAAAACTTTTCTGCCGTGGTGTTGAAACGGGAGATGATCTTTTATGGTCATCTTTCACGATATGGATTGGACTTGCCGGCTTGGAAACCGGGATAAAATCAATTATGGAGGAAGCAATCGCCCTTGCTATTTTAGCCTGAAACTTAGTGGTACGTAACAAACGTTCTTCTTTTGGATTTGAAATATAGGCAGTCTCTACCAGAACAGAAGGAATCTCAGGCAATTTCAGTATCATTAACGGTGCCTCCTGAACCTTGTGGAATTTAAGGTGATTTACCTTTTTAATATTTTCAAGAGTGTCGGAAGCAAGGGTTTTTGATAAATTTATAGTTTCTGTTTGAACCATATTAAGGGTTATCGGATCAGATTCATTGTTATACTGGCCGTTGGGGGAACCAGCAATAATATCGGAAAGGTTTTCCCTTCTGGCTAAAAGCCTGGCGGCTTCACTACTTGCCCTCCTTGTCGATAAACAATAAACAGAACTTCCACTTGATTTTCGGTATCTGCAGGCATCTGCATGAATACTTACAAAAAGATCGGCGCCATATTCCCTTGCTATCTTCAATCTTTTCTTAAATGGCACATAGTAGTCACCTTTTCTTGTAAGAAAAGCCCGATAACCTTTCTTTTTGTTCAGTATGTTTTTTAATTTCTGTGCAATCTCAAGGACAACGTCTTTCTCCTTTGTTCCATTTCGTCCAACTGCCCCTGGATCTTCCCCCCCGTGACCTGGATCTATAACTATTGTCTTATCCTTCCTTGAAATTTTGAACTGTTTTCTTTCTTCGATCTCTTTTTTTTCTACATCCGGGAGCCTGATGTCGACCACTGTACGGTTAGGTTTATTGAGAAGTTTCTTCAACTTGAACACCTTTGTTTCGACATTGCCCGCCAGCCATAATTCTACTCTGACTGTACCGCGAGGTAAGGGCATCACCAGGATCTTGTAGATTCCCGGCTTATTCAAAACATAAAGGTGCGGAATTGCTTTAGGAAAG encodes:
- a CDS encoding N-acetylmuramoyl-L-alanine amidase, which encodes MIKIKKIIFFTVLFCFFLPISHAFGLINILNIRYWAAPDYTRVVIDTSKAAKFKVTKTAQKISIDFKKTVFPKAIPHLYVLNKPGIYKILVMPLPRGTVRVELWLAGNVETKVFKLKKLLNKPNRTVVDIRLPDVEKKEIEERKQFKISRKDKTIVIDPGHGGEDPGAVGRNGTKEKDVVLEIAQKLKNILNKKKGYRAFLTRKGDYYVPFKKRLKIAREYGADLFVSIHADACRYRKSSGSSVYCLSTRRASSEAARLLARRENLSDIIAGSPNGQYNNESDPITLNMVQTETINLSKTLASDTLENIKKVNHLKFHKVQEAPLMILKLPEIPSVLVETAYISNPKEERLLRTTKFQAKIARAIASSIIDFIPVSKPASPIHIVKDDHKRSSPVSTPRQKSFVYVVKKGDALERIARRHNTSIKTLLKLNKLKHANQIYVKQKLKIPVEVRLKRSVYIVKKGDTLERIARRHNTTISTLLKLNKLRFRNRIYVKQKLKIPD